tcaaatgtaTTTTTTGGATAATGTTGAACATaatccaaattttaaaaagactctTAATGAGCAAAAATACTCATACAACTTTAAAgattattacaacttttaaacttttaatgatatggtcataatttttaaaaaatcaaatgatcatCTTTTCTAcattagaaattaattttttaaattgtttcaaAACAAATGTAATATAGTTGAAAATGCTTTAAACACATGGttaataaacaataaataattttttaatagtagaacttattacttaagctATAAGCCTTAAAACTATGGGCTCGTTTGAGGTTGTTTAGGAGTTTTAAACAAtacttaaatagttttaaaagttgtttaataaaaaataaattgattgtTTGGATGTTACgtattaagatttttttaatctcaaataagttagaaattacgtttgaagaaaaatatcgtatttttttgaataatgtggaagttaatttgaattttaaaaaaactgtcaATGAGCAAAAATACTTAtataacttttaaataattacagaTTGCACCGCAATGCCTAACATGCACTTAGAAATgatctattatttatttctcaactcatattaaaagaaataagaaatataCAACTAGAAGACTTAGGTCTTGTTTGGAGAGTAAGATGAGACAAAATAATGTAAATAGTAACAAAATGGTTTGtgcattataataaaattatttgaattgagatgttttatggagttttggaaaagaaaagagaaaaagttataataaaaatattataaagttagtACATGTTTGGAATTGCAATGAGAAATATAGCTAATAATTTTAAGActtatagcttataacttaagtaataagttctactattaaaaatttatatactatttaataactatatgtttaaaatactttcaaacatattatgtttatttggaaacaaattaaaaaagtactttctgatatagaaattataattatttaaaattttaaagattatgataatattattgaaagtttgaaatttgtaattatttgaaaattgtaTAAGTATTTTCGTCCATTAACAGTATTTTTAAAACTAGAATTATGTTCCGCATTATCTAAAAAAGCACatttgaataaaagaaaagcctttctcaaatttaccttttagcttatttaagattaaaagtattttaataagtaataccaaaataatctaactttttcattaaatatattttaagactatttaaacaatttttaaaacttctaTCGCAATCTCAAACAAGtcgttaaaatattgttagaatataatttttaatatatttttattttcaaatttttttaaaaaaattgtttttaatgtttcatttgaaagttgtaataatttgctaattattaaatgaaataaattgacaatttgaaattaaagagtatttatatttaggtaaaatgagatgagataaaatgaaaaattcataTTATCCAAGCCAGGCCTTAATAATATTagagcatattttttttttttaatatatttagaaatgGGAGTTTCGATTCCAAGACCTTTATTTTAGAAGCTTGAAGGTTATGTCAATCAACCATGTACCCTTATATTAGAGCATATTAAGTACAATGTTGGTGGTCAAATTGAGTGAGAGCCTTCAAAATGGGGTTTTTTTAtcatataagaagaaaaattggatATTATAATgtacttataattattttacaacttgTATTATTGATCAATCAATACAACTACGTTactctattaaaaataaatttaaacagtttattattattttaatattatttagaaataattgaagatagttttatttaaaattaaaaataaaaattaaattgcgataataataattatttaaaaaaaaaggagtatAAATTCGCCGCCAAATAATTTTGTTTAGATGTAACTGCAAACGACAAGAGCATGCGTTACGCCAACACGTAATGTTCAgtatttcaagtttcaaccacAAATACAGGAAAAAAGGAAGTATGACTATATGATGGAGTCCTCTTCATCCTCAATAAAAGCTACACGTACGCGCATGTTTATATCCACTCCTTTCACACCCCCACACGATCACAAGCCTAATCCTCTCCCACATTTTGCTTTTTCTCTGTCTCATTCTTTTGGAACTACTCGATGTTATTATCGTTATTATCACTATTATTAGAATTTGTTTTCATCATCCATTGATCATAAGTTGAGATCGACTGTTAACTTCATTAAGCTTCGTCCTTATCTCTTGTTGGGATTCATAATGGGAAAACGACTTGAATAgtgaaaaaatgatatttgtaatcctATGCAaattttgcacttttttttttttttccaaatagatACGTTTgaggttatataaaaaaattattttttaatagttaatattattttttcaaatagaataCACAAAACTTGCACAACATAAGATTATATCAACTACGACTCGTGTCTAGTGTTAGATAATCTATTAAGCGCCTGTTTGATATTGTGTTAGGAGTCttaaaaagtgttaaaatatttttaaaatctctttaataaaaaaaattagatcgtttaggtgttacatattaaagtacttttaatttcaaataagctaaaaagtacatttgatgaaaagtttCTCAAACGTGCTTTTCTTGATAATAAGAAACGTAATTCGAATTTTTAAAAGGCTGTTAATGAACAAAAATATCTatacaattttaagataattacaacttttaaactttcaaagatatgataataatattttgaaaatttaaataatcgtcatttctattttagaaagtatttttttttaatttgttttcaaataaacataacatgtttgaaagtgttttaaatatatggttaacaaacagtaaataatttttaatagtagaacttattacttaagttacaGGTTATAAGTcctaaagttataagttatatttctcaTCACAATCTCAAATATGCACTTAATACACTATTCTTTTAACATACTCAACGAGAGATGTTACTCATTATCCCATATCACAcacttttcatattttaaaattattttttgttttatttttttcttattaaactaattaaattgtttcgcttatcatccatatactacatacttattataagaaaaattaaaaaaaaattaaaataaatgtggtgtgtgttgtgtatggatgataaatagaattattcataCTCAACATACCGCTGATATTTTGCTATCTATCAaggtaattcttttttttttttaattttattttgcttcaTTCAAGGTCGAAAAAGACAAATTTATAGCTTTCTGGCAATTCCTGAAATAAACGTGTTTCATAAGTAGACTCTGGGCCGTAAATCGTTCAGAAGAAAGTGGCGGTTTTGCAAAAATTACCGCATGTGGTCCTCACACGCCACCTCTTCTGGCAGCTTTTTTTGCCACACGCGCCAGATCCTTGGACCCACCACcaccaattttttcaaatctgatCTTTGTTGCTGAAAAGAGACAAGTGTGTTGATTTCACAAATCACGCTCCatcacaaatttcaaaatataccaGAATTGGTTCAAACTGTAATCCATTTTTTTTCACatctatcttattatttttctttttggtttccttattgttaatttaaaaaaaaaaaagatttttatctcttggattTTTATCTGTAGAGGTTGAGTCTCTATTTAGGCAAAGAGTGCTGTTTCTTGGACGtttatttttatggattatCAGCAGTAGTAAAAATCAGATGAGTCACAAAAGTAAAATAATGTAGTATGAATCtccaaatgcattattttaatttataatgttAGGTTTGATACGAGGATATTTCAAAatgtaggggtgaaaaccgactaTATTGGTGTGGTTTTGGTCCAAAAACTGAAACCGCACCGATATGTTTTCAAGGGATTGTCTCGACCAAAACCAACCAATGAAGGGGGTAAAACCAACTGATGTAGTTTCGACCAATTACCCTCGGTTCACCGGTCTCTCCGTCGGTTTCACTCTTTGACAAAAAACTCTATGGGATTTCAAATTCTCAACTCAAGCAAATCTCCTTATCTCacaacaaaattacaaataaataaacaactaaaaaatagaaaaaagaatcGAGGTCGAGATTATGCCATTGCGGAATGCGTAACTGAGACTGAGAAATCTATAATGGAGATGAAACTTGAGGGAGAAGAGACTGAGACtgagagggagatgagagatCTGCAAAGGAGATGAGATTGAAACTGAGAGGGGGATGAGAGATTTGAGATTGAGAGGGAGATGAGGGATTTGTGATGGAGATGGGACTTGAGGGAGATGAGAGATCTGCAATGAgagttgagatgagagggatgcaATTTTGCTATGAGGGCCGAGATGAGAGATCTGAGAAGGAGGAGACAGAAAgcttgaaggaagaagaaacgGCACAAGAGAAAATGAGGGGGGAAGGGGGGGTTTGAGGGTTAGGGTTGAAGCCTTAATCCAAAACggtgtcctttttttttttttttttttttttgaactttggacttgaaacgacgccgtttcacttactTAAGTTAAACAACATCGTTTCATATATAActaataaacaaatataaaccATCGGCTGATTTGGCGGTTTTTCTCTAGTTCAAAGTCGGACCAAACTGACAGATATCGGATTGAACTAATTTATGACGCTCACTGACCATTTGTCCACCGGTTTTGGTCGATTCCTTAATTCAGCAGCCAGTCTCTATCGAACGAGTATGGAAGTTTGGAAGCCTTCCACATAAGTTATGccaaaaaattattatgttttaattttttaaagttaaaagGGGTCCTACTATAAGTGATGTGTTAACACATCAGCTTTagcttatatgtaacaaaattcaattttttatttttgttcttctatttacacacatatatttaaatattaaaataaagtaataaattgcATATTAATTAAGAAGATATATGTGGTATAAAATTTATACGTAGAACTTTTCAACTTTCGGACAtcctatttaaaaataaatagatatccatttaaaaatacttatttgGTGGTCTACAAATGGAGTATCTAGCTCGTACCGTCAAATAATCTGATGAGCAGACGTACTTTCATGTGCGCATAGAGAGATATGAACAGTAAAATTAGCCTTCAGTAAGGAATACATGCGCGAAGCATGGTACGACTCGTTAAATATAAtctaataaaaatgataattgtaattatgaatatgtaaatgttatataattattttgaaaaaaaaaaaatatgaaactgatataaaaattacttatttttcaaaattacagcatttacatattttatatagtattaattataatctaaatatgaattacagtaacattttattttgaagGTAGAATTTGCTTAGATCTTATTATTTGTTGAATGCTATAATATTGTTTACTGTTCTATAAAGTCGAGTTAtgaataaattttctaaattataatataaaaaattgactTGAGAGCATCTTTAATTTCtctcaataatttaaaaaattataatttaaaaaaaaaaataatacttcgtataattatttttatatattttttatacactctattaatataattagttatatcagtttttttaatttattatcaattatattaataaaaatatatatcaaaatgtctgtatataaaattaaaagaaaaaaagacgaGGAAGTACTTACACGTGGCAAACCTGCGTGCACTCCACCAATATGTACGTAAGTACTACTCCATCTATAAACGTTGAGAGATAGCATAAAAAACATTCGATCGCTGCCGTATAAAAAAGCCAGAGAAAGACGAAGCCCCAGAAAATACGAAAATTCCCAGTGTTTCTAACTTTATAGAGACCCCCACAATATCATTCTATCTACCCGTTTTCGATCCCGACCACctcgtttttcttcttccccgaAACAACCCCCCGATCGACTCTTTTTCCATCCCTTTCTCCGTTTCTCTGCCTCACAAGTCACGAGAATTGTCTTCACGATCAGACTAAAAAGAAAGGCTGTGGTTATATATAGGCAGGTTGATCGACAACGTTTCTcatgaaaaataacattaattgttttaatttgtttgattaaCGTTgtttgtttctcctttttgaCAGGTCGAGGAAGAAAAAATTAAGGTTGCCCGATCGAACAGTGTCAGATTATAAAGGATTTGTGTTTTTCAACCAAGTAACCGAAGCAGTTGAAGAcgaacaagaacaagaagaaaaaaaaaaattaaaaataataaaaagaggtTGTTGTTGGTTAAAAGTTTCTTTATTATTGTTCCGGAGACTTGTTCCACTGCGTGTTTGTTTATAATCTCAGTGTTGACTTGTGGCCAATGGGGTtcttctctttattattttttcttccaatcagGTAGTAGATAGCGATTGCCCCATTCGGTCCGCCAAGGTGACGCCGTAGACTCTCGTCCAACCTTCTCtgtgtgcattttgttttctaCCTACGACTTTCTCTTCCTAGAAAGTGACGGAAATGGCGGACAATACAAAGTTGGTGAGCTTCAGTTTTCTGGGATTTCTTTTGTCTatttaatccaaaaaataaaaatagactcTCGTCCAATCTTTTATTTCTTCGTAACTGTTCCATTGGGCTTTGCATATTTTCGTCATTCATCTTCATTAATCATGCTTtgattcatctctctctctctctctctctctctctctctctctctctcggaatGTTTTTTGGGGTTGTTGGTTGATTCTTGATAGGTTTGTGGCTTAGAAGAGAACATGGGTCGTAGCCAGAAAATCTCGATTTCCGATCATATAAACGGATTTCAATACACGGCCGATGAATCCGATAGCTTTGTTATTGACATGGAGAGCTTCTCTCGGGGCCCCAATAAAGATATTACTTCAAATTCAAGAATTACTGTaagtttttctctctcctttatattttttaatggttctcatcttttccttttctttaaaaaaaaaaatcactttgatTGAATCGAAAGCACACGTGTTCGACGTTGCAGATTTTCCTTCCAAGATCAGATATTTTCGAATTTCGTAATATTCGTCAGATTTGAATAAAAACCATTAGCATTTATGGTGGCGTGAATTTCTCAATTATTGGTTGACATTCTTGAAATGGATCTCGAGGAAACAATCATGTCTCTGAGATAACACGTTAGCATTTGATGCAAAAGTAAACAGACGGGCTAATGTCTATCTCAAGAGTCAAGCATTACCATCTGCCACCATTTCCAATGCACTTTCCCTGGCTCTTCTTTAATAATATACATTTAAAAAGCAAACAAGACAACtgaattattcttctttcttaaAAGGAGTGTCTGTCTTtgccctgttaatattcttgaTTTTGATGCATTCTCATGGATGAATAAGTTGCAGAGAAGCCTTTCCCGAAAAGGGCCTCAGCGCGGTGGCGAGAAAAAGATCACTCAAACTACAAATACAATTacagctgctgctgctgctaacGAAAGGGATCATACTGTTGTTACTGCTACATCCTCACCCAGAGGTAACATTTCGAAATACCTcacttttactttttaaattttgttattttgaaaggaattttactatatacaagGACAGTCGTATACTAATTTATGTATCAATACTGaattattcatacttaaaatttaaattaacattatttttaataaaatttattttttgaccaattacattacattgatatacagattagtgcacaattatatttgtaactatacttttccttttgaaaaagtgaTACG
This genomic interval from Carya illinoinensis cultivar Pawnee chromosome 10, C.illinoinensisPawnee_v1, whole genome shotgun sequence contains the following:
- the LOC122279139 gene encoding uncharacterized protein LOC122279139 isoform X2, which gives rise to MADNTKLVCGLEENMGRSQKISISDHINGFQYTADESDSFVIDMESFSRGPNKDITSNSRITRSLSRKGPQRGGEKKITQTTNTITAAAAANERDHTVVTATSSPRGSSTPEKLAAAAAAGTMDNSSSPQVHQITITTGNMISTPTESRCISRRNSFRRPPWVLDPKKILFFFATLSSMGTILLIYFTLSIGKLHAKENGLDW
- the LOC122279139 gene encoding uncharacterized protein LOC122279139 isoform X1, translated to MADNTKLVCGLEENMGRSQKISISDHINGFQYTADESDSFVIDMESFSRGPNKDITSNSRITLQRSLSRKGPQRGGEKKITQTTNTITAAAAANERDHTVVTATSSPRGSSTPEKLAAAAAAGTMDNSSSPQVHQITITTGNMISTPTESRCISRRNSFRRPPWVLDPKKILFFFATLSSMGTILLIYFTLSIGKLHAKENGLDW